A region from the Desulfitobacterium dehalogenans ATCC 51507 genome encodes:
- a CDS encoding aryl-sulfate sulfotransferase: protein MRTYLDTEKHLITLQAESEEKFLAELRSGNYSVENPLVVKNPYIINPLAAVICFNTDEETTAEITVKGKAVEGDLNHTFAAAKEHVLPIYGLYDDYVNTVEVKLGNGKTSEVKVQIEELNVNKAQYCKTTSGYFGKDFMLISTTTPLIESARTVGFDYAGDLRWCITNLQSWDIKKLENGRLLYTSHRTVQKPYYTVGVMEMDFCGKIYKEYRLPGGYHHDAVELENGNILAASDNDFNDSVEDFVVEIDRATGAIVKSWDLQKILPRGEGKAGDWNHHDWFHNNSVWYDKPTNSITMSGRHMDAVINFDYDSGALNWIIGDPEGWSEEWQKYFFKNITKGDFDWQYEQHAARILPNGDVFIFDNGTYRSKNEANRVEPEQNFSRGVIYRINTDKMEIEQVWQYGKERGAEFYSPYICNVDYYGEGHYMVHSGGIATYRGKHTDGLGAMLLNKYKDEHIHLTLESITVEVQNDELKYELKVQGGNYYRARRISPYDEKTNLILGKGELLGGFGVTPEFMKIKFKDAEKELPEKHNLNIVLEEDRLAVRASFKEGSQVFLELKGAEQSKFYNIPTEVHDVTAACVSFEEQNDNDFQFYVSREGLSGEFEIYLNIDNKRYDTHLSAQF from the coding sequence TTGAGAACCTACTTAGATACCGAAAAGCACCTCATTACTTTGCAAGCTGAGTCTGAGGAGAAGTTTTTAGCAGAACTGAGATCGGGGAATTATTCTGTAGAGAATCCATTGGTTGTTAAAAATCCATATATTATTAACCCCCTCGCAGCAGTTATTTGTTTTAACACCGATGAAGAAACAACCGCGGAGATCACGGTTAAAGGGAAAGCAGTAGAAGGGGATCTTAACCATACCTTTGCCGCAGCTAAAGAGCATGTTTTACCGATCTACGGATTATATGATGATTATGTAAATACCGTGGAGGTTAAGCTGGGCAACGGTAAAACCTCTGAAGTTAAAGTTCAAATTGAAGAACTCAATGTAAACAAAGCTCAGTATTGTAAGACGACATCAGGGTATTTTGGCAAAGACTTCATGCTGATTTCTACCACAACACCTCTTATTGAATCTGCAAGAACGGTTGGCTTTGACTATGCCGGGGATCTGAGATGGTGCATTACCAATCTGCAGAGCTGGGATATTAAAAAATTAGAAAACGGAAGATTGCTCTATACTTCCCATAGAACCGTTCAAAAACCTTACTATACCGTTGGTGTCATGGAGATGGATTTCTGCGGAAAGATTTATAAAGAGTATCGTCTCCCCGGTGGCTACCACCATGATGCCGTTGAGTTGGAAAATGGCAACATCTTAGCTGCTTCTGATAACGATTTCAACGATTCCGTGGAAGACTTCGTGGTAGAAATCGATCGCGCTACGGGAGCAATCGTTAAGTCCTGGGATCTGCAAAAAATCCTCCCCAGAGGCGAAGGCAAAGCGGGAGACTGGAATCACCATGACTGGTTCCACAATAACTCGGTGTGGTACGATAAACCCACTAATTCCATCACCATGTCAGGCCGTCATATGGACGCTGTCATCAACTTTGACTATGATAGCGGAGCATTGAACTGGATTATCGGCGATCCCGAAGGTTGGTCGGAAGAATGGCAAAAATACTTCTTCAAGAATATTACCAAGGGAGACTTTGATTGGCAGTATGAGCAGCATGCTGCAAGAATTCTGCCCAATGGTGATGTCTTCATCTTTGATAACGGAACTTATCGTTCTAAAAACGAGGCTAACCGCGTGGAGCCTGAGCAAAACTTCTCGCGCGGTGTAATTTATAGAATCAATACCGATAAAATGGAGATCGAACAAGTATGGCAGTACGGTAAGGAAAGAGGGGCCGAATTCTACTCCCCTTATATCTGCAATGTAGACTATTACGGCGAAGGCCATTATATGGTTCACTCCGGCGGTATCGCTACTTACAGAGGTAAGCACACCGATGGCTTAGGAGCAATGCTCCTGAACAAATACAAAGATGAGCATATCCATTTAACCTTAGAATCCATCACAGTAGAAGTACAAAATGATGAGTTAAAGTATGAGTTAAAGGTTCAAGGGGGTAATTACTACAGGGCGAGAAGAATTAGCCCATACGATGAAAAAACCAACCTTATCCTTGGAAAAGGTGAACTCCTCGGCGGTTTTGGAGTAACCCCTGAATTCATGAAAATTAAATTCAAAGATGCTGAAAAAGAGCTTCCGGAAAAACACAATCTCAATATCGTTCTTGAAGAAGACCGCTTAGCGGTTCGAGCAAGCTTTAAAGAAGGATCCCAGGTATTCCTTGAATTAAAGGGAGCCGAGCAATCCAAATTCTATAATATTCCTACCGAGGTTCACGATGTTACTGCTGCTTGCGTCTCCTTCGAAGAGCAAAACGACAATGACTTTCAATTCTATGTAAGTAGAGAAGGATTGTCCGGTGAGTTTGAAATTTATCTGAATATCGATAACAAGAGATATGACACTCATTTGTCAGCGCAATTCTAA
- a CDS encoding LysR family transcriptional regulator: MRITDLIFLIELSHSKSITLTSGRMHISQQGLSQVISRLEQELDAMLFHRSRHGISLTDAGQIAVQKAKEIIEKYDELTTELEQLKQGQEQMVEGNLTLSHTHVSGTAVLPKALKLFKTKYPNVNLTIKEKAPLETIAWIQENPTVVGLINYPEAQEQGKGSPLQAYPGLVYKEILRDELIVCVPKSWALNNEQLRSANAMVKLPMVYYDTQQYEEIIAQIFSRADLPPKVFLKTLNNELFRQTIIDGLAMGAFSMLELNENRLLKELTVQSDMRLKLIYTWATSAEHPVSLPAQKFLECLESTAKTMND, translated from the coding sequence ATGCGTATCACAGATTTAATTTTTCTAATAGAGTTATCCCACTCTAAGTCCATTACATTAACATCGGGGAGGATGCATATTTCCCAGCAAGGATTGAGTCAAGTCATTTCACGGTTAGAGCAGGAACTTGATGCTATGCTGTTTCATAGAAGTCGGCACGGAATTAGCCTGACCGATGCGGGGCAAATAGCTGTCCAAAAAGCAAAAGAAATCATCGAGAAATACGATGAATTAACGACAGAGTTAGAACAACTTAAACAGGGACAAGAGCAAATGGTGGAGGGGAATTTGACCCTTTCTCATACTCATGTTTCGGGAACGGCGGTTTTGCCTAAGGCTTTAAAGTTATTTAAAACAAAATACCCCAATGTGAACTTAACGATTAAGGAAAAAGCCCCCTTAGAAACTATTGCCTGGATTCAGGAGAACCCTACGGTAGTGGGCCTTATCAATTATCCGGAAGCACAGGAACAGGGTAAGGGGAGTCCTTTGCAAGCCTACCCTGGCTTGGTTTATAAGGAGATTTTGCGAGACGAATTGATTGTATGCGTTCCTAAGTCATGGGCTTTAAATAATGAGCAGCTGAGATCCGCCAATGCTATGGTGAAATTGCCCATGGTCTATTATGATACACAGCAATACGAAGAAATCATCGCTCAGATTTTTAGCAGAGCGGATCTTCCGCCTAAGGTTTTTTTAAAAACCCTAAACAACGAATTGTTCCGTCAAACCATTATTGACGGGTTGGCAATGGGTGCCTTTTCTATGCTGGAACTCAATGAGAATCGACTGTTGAAGGAGCTTACAGTGCAGTCAGATATGCGCTTAAAGCTCATTTATACTTGGGCCACTTCTGCGGAACATCCTGTGTCACTTCCGGCACAAAAGTTTTTAGAGTGTCTGGAGAGCACTGCAAAGACCATGAATGATTAA
- a CDS encoding MFS transporter has translation MAALVENSQTTASKTSHKVKNNYFDGLEVTSVHKILFLIIMLAYFFEQMDNWNFGFIAPALMKSWGITMADVGKINFAYFVAMTLGGLTGGVISDFIGRRKTFLGSILIFSIASVANGFATDVTMFTLTRAVTGFGIFCMMVTSQVYIAEMSPSATRGKWQSLTASVGFMAAPLVGILCRIVVPMSPDAWRYIFYVGGLGLIGFFLGLKYLKESPRWLVAQGRITEAEKVIEDLSHVKVDLSEAASKVEPKVKTMEVIIGLFSRKYIKRTLVILCFVMLTVPAGFVITNWTPTLLSQRGLGVEDALTASTLLMFGVPAGCYFSSLIADKGGRKIPMAAMAVSVAVLAVIFGRVDGFISIVVCGFLLISANMALNFITFSYIAENYPTKMRNTSTGIHNASGRLATAVLQNIVPVVFGLYYFSGVYNMVAIMVCIPVAVLLLWGMRTGGKALEDIS, from the coding sequence ATGGCAGCTTTGGTAGAGAATTCGCAGACGACAGCAAGCAAAACATCTCACAAAGTTAAAAACAACTACTTCGATGGTCTGGAAGTCACATCAGTCCATAAGATCTTATTCCTGATTATTATGCTGGCTTATTTTTTCGAGCAAATGGACAATTGGAATTTTGGGTTTATTGCTCCGGCCTTAATGAAGAGCTGGGGTATCACCATGGCGGATGTGGGAAAGATTAATTTTGCCTACTTTGTAGCTATGACCCTTGGCGGCTTAACAGGAGGAGTTATCTCGGATTTTATCGGCCGGAGAAAGACCTTCCTCGGCTCCATCCTAATATTCTCCATAGCTTCAGTTGCTAATGGGTTCGCTACGGACGTTACAATGTTTACCTTAACTCGTGCTGTTACAGGGTTTGGTATTTTCTGCATGATGGTTACTTCCCAGGTCTATATTGCCGAGATGTCACCATCAGCTACCCGGGGAAAGTGGCAGAGTCTAACGGCTTCAGTGGGCTTTATGGCTGCTCCTTTGGTAGGAATCTTATGCCGAATCGTTGTTCCGATGAGCCCTGATGCTTGGCGGTATATCTTTTATGTTGGGGGCTTGGGCTTAATAGGGTTCTTTCTGGGGCTGAAGTATTTAAAAGAATCTCCTCGTTGGTTAGTAGCTCAAGGCAGAATCACAGAAGCAGAAAAGGTCATTGAAGACTTAAGTCATGTCAAGGTTGACTTAAGTGAAGCAGCCTCCAAAGTAGAACCTAAAGTGAAGACTATGGAAGTTATCATTGGTCTTTTCTCCCGGAAATACATCAAGCGGACCCTCGTGATTTTATGCTTTGTTATGTTAACAGTACCTGCAGGATTTGTGATCACCAACTGGACCCCAACTCTTCTGAGTCAAAGAGGTTTAGGGGTTGAAGATGCTCTAACAGCCTCCACCCTGCTTATGTTTGGTGTTCCGGCAGGATGTTATTTTTCTTCCTTGATTGCGGATAAGGGAGGAAGAAAGATACCTATGGCAGCGATGGCTGTCAGTGTAGCTGTTTTGGCGGTGATTTTCGGTAGAGTCGATGGATTTATTTCTATTGTGGTTTGTGGGTTTCTTTTGATCTCTGCCAATATGGCTTTAAATTTTATTACCTTTAGCTATATTGCAGAGAATTACCCCACAAAGATGAGAAATACCTCAACAGGCATCCACAATGCTTCAGGACGTTTAGCCACTGCAGTATTACAGAATATAGTGCCTGTGGTGTTCGGATTATACTATTTCTCCGGTGTGTACAACATGGTCGCCATTATGGTCTGTATCCCTGTGGCGGTGTTGTTGCTGTGGGGAATGCGAACCGGTGGTAAGGCTTTGGAAGATATTTCGTAA
- a CDS encoding AraC family transcriptional regulator → MNSIRSLNRALEYIEEHLAEDIDLEEAARLAYCSEYHFRRMFTFLAGITLSEYIRRRRLSQAAFELRDQDVKVIDIALKHGYTSPDSFTRAFRELHGITPSEARRDTHSLKIYPKMIFQLTIQGGNEMNCRIVEKESFRIVGLMKRVAIQFNGVNPEITAMWGLLNPGMIQQLKNLSNIEPFGLLQASTNFSEGRMEEKGELDHYIGVVTTQKCPDNQNYATLEVPASTWAVFESVGPFPETLQAVWGKIYSEWFPSTNYQLAQGPEIMWMENFDFDSPDFKSQIWIPVRK, encoded by the coding sequence ATGAATTCCATCCGTTCGTTGAATAGGGCACTGGAGTATATCGAAGAGCATCTAGCGGAAGACATCGATTTGGAGGAAGCGGCGAGGCTGGCTTATTGTTCCGAATATCATTTCAGAAGAATGTTTACCTTCCTGGCCGGAATCACCCTATCAGAATACATCCGTCGCAGACGCCTCTCCCAAGCCGCCTTTGAGCTGAGAGACCAAGATGTCAAAGTCATTGATATTGCTTTGAAGCACGGTTATACTTCTCCCGATTCCTTTACAAGAGCTTTTAGAGAACTCCATGGTATCACACCCTCAGAAGCCCGGAGGGACACCCATTCCTTAAAAATCTACCCTAAAATGATCTTCCAACTCACGATTCAAGGAGGCAATGAAATGAACTGCCGTATTGTTGAAAAAGAATCCTTTCGTATCGTAGGTCTTATGAAAAGAGTAGCCATTCAATTTAACGGTGTGAATCCGGAAATCACAGCCATGTGGGGTTTATTAAACCCTGGGATGATTCAACAGCTGAAAAACCTCTCCAATATAGAGCCTTTCGGTCTTCTACAAGCCTCCACCAACTTTTCCGAAGGTCGTATGGAGGAAAAAGGCGAACTGGATCACTATATCGGCGTTGTTACTACCCAAAAGTGCCCAGACAATCAAAACTATGCCACCCTTGAAGTCCCGGCTTCCACCTGGGCTGTCTTTGAGTCCGTCGGCCCCTTCCCCGAAACCCTACAGGCCGTCTGGGGAAAAATTTATTCTGAATGGTTTCCCTCTACCAACTATCAACTGGCCCAAGGCCCGGAAATCATGTGGATGGAGAATTTTGATTTCGATTCACCGGATTTTAAGAGCCAAATATGGATACCCGTGAGGAAATAG
- a CDS encoding FAD-dependent oxidoreductase, which produces MKIHHTAGKYFLDKSLETPPSYWLDSTPKTNYPSLAGDISVDVAVIGGGMAGISSAYLLTQEGLKVAVLEADRILQGTTAYTTAKLTSQHGLIYDKILRQIGAEKARQYAEANESAIDFVAKLVERENIDCDFTRQPAYIYTQQNKTKEKLEKELAAARQCGIDAHYVTELDLPLSIKGALRFEQQAQFHPRKYLLALAQRIGEKGGHIFEQTKAVDIRGDGPFLVLTQQDSKVKADYVVIASHYPFHILPGLYVSRIYQEREYAVVLKAKESFPGGMYINAEDPARSLRGLPTPDGERILVVGEKHRTGHGKNLTEHYKNLMEFARGLFTVEEFPYYWSTQDCTTLDEVPYIGQISKSKPNLLIATGFRKWGMTHSTVAALIIRDRIVKGYSPWQGVYDPSRQITLNSAASFVANSSLLAFDFAAGKLMRGKEIYSLSPGEAVIANMDGRRVGIYMDSEKNLHRVDTTCPHLGCEVQWNDAEMSWDCPCHGSRYDIEGNPIEGPTLKPLEKI; this is translated from the coding sequence ATGAAGATTCATCATACAGCGGGCAAGTATTTTCTGGATAAAAGTCTTGAGACGCCACCCTCTTATTGGCTGGATTCCACACCTAAAACCAACTACCCCTCTTTAGCAGGGGATATTTCTGTTGATGTTGCGGTAATCGGCGGGGGAATGGCCGGAATCAGCTCGGCTTATCTTCTCACCCAGGAAGGCCTTAAGGTGGCCGTACTGGAAGCAGATCGTATCCTCCAGGGTACGACAGCTTATACCACGGCTAAGCTGACATCTCAGCACGGCCTCATCTACGATAAAATCCTTCGGCAGATAGGAGCGGAAAAAGCAAGGCAATATGCTGAAGCCAATGAATCCGCTATAGACTTCGTGGCGAAGCTGGTGGAACGGGAGAATATTGATTGTGACTTCACGCGGCAGCCGGCTTATATCTATACCCAGCAGAATAAAACCAAAGAGAAGCTTGAGAAGGAACTGGCAGCGGCTCGGCAATGCGGAATTGACGCCCATTATGTAACTGAGTTGGACCTCCCTCTTTCAATCAAAGGCGCTTTGCGCTTTGAACAGCAGGCACAGTTCCATCCCCGTAAATATCTTCTGGCCCTGGCTCAAAGGATAGGAGAAAAGGGGGGACATATTTTTGAACAGACTAAAGCTGTGGATATTCGAGGGGATGGGCCGTTTCTGGTGCTAACCCAGCAAGACAGCAAGGTAAAGGCCGATTATGTGGTGATAGCTTCTCACTACCCATTCCACATTTTACCCGGTCTTTATGTATCCAGAATATATCAAGAAAGGGAATATGCTGTAGTCCTTAAGGCCAAGGAGTCTTTTCCCGGCGGAATGTACATTAATGCCGAAGATCCGGCCCGTTCCTTGAGGGGACTGCCCACGCCTGATGGGGAGAGAATTCTTGTCGTTGGTGAAAAGCACAGAACAGGACATGGGAAAAACTTGACTGAACACTATAAAAATCTCATGGAGTTCGCTCGGGGACTTTTTACCGTAGAGGAATTCCCCTATTATTGGTCTACACAGGATTGCACCACCTTGGATGAGGTGCCTTACATTGGACAAATCAGCAAGAGTAAGCCTAATCTATTGATTGCGACGGGATTTCGGAAATGGGGAATGACTCACAGTACCGTAGCCGCTTTAATCATCCGGGATCGGATCGTGAAGGGTTACTCCCCTTGGCAGGGGGTTTATGATCCTTCTCGACAAATAACTTTAAATTCCGCAGCAAGCTTCGTGGCGAATAGTTCCTTGCTGGCTTTTGACTTTGCTGCGGGGAAGCTCATGCGAGGAAAAGAAATCTATAGCCTAAGCCCTGGTGAGGCGGTGATTGCCAATATGGATGGTCGTCGTGTGGGGATTTATATGGATTCTGAGAAGAACCTGCATAGGGTGGATACCACCTGTCCTCATTTGGGATGTGAGGTTCAGTGGAATGATGCAGAAATGTCCTGGGATTGCCCTTGTCACGGCTCTCGCTACGATATAGAGGGTAACCCCATTGAAGGGCCCACTTTAAAACCCTTAGAGAAAATCTAG
- a CDS encoding tyrosine-type recombinase/integrase translates to MTVEPIRDKIQILALYNHLNQFHPKYAMIFKFGINTGLRISDIITLKVSDIYFEKRQFRDYLVLTEKKTGKLKKIKLNDTLREALALYISEQNLELGDYLFPSQKGGYIGRIQTYRVLKHSAVTLGIENFGTHSLRKTWGYWTYKLSQYNIGLVMDIFNHSSQSVTLRYIGINQDQRDQLYDMVQL, encoded by the coding sequence ATGACTGTCGAACCTATTCGAGATAAAATACAAATACTGGCATTGTATAACCATCTAAACCAGTTTCATCCTAAATATGCTATGATCTTTAAATTTGGAATTAACACCGGATTGAGAATCAGTGATATCATTACACTTAAGGTTTCAGATATTTATTTTGAGAAGCGGCAGTTCAGAGATTACTTGGTTTTAACGGAAAAGAAGACTGGGAAGCTAAAAAAAATTAAACTGAATGATACTCTGCGGGAAGCATTGGCACTTTATATTAGTGAGCAAAATTTAGAACTAGGCGACTATTTGTTTCCCAGCCAAAAGGGGGGCTATATAGGTAGAATTCAGACATACCGAGTATTGAAACATTCTGCCGTCACATTAGGAATAGAGAATTTTGGCACACACAGCCTTAGGAAAACATGGGGTTACTGGACATATAAACTATCTCAGTACAATATTGGTTTGGTCATGGATATCTTCAACCATAGTTCACAGAGTGTCACTCTACGCTATATTGGTATTAATCAAGACCAAAGAGATCAGTTGTATGATATGGTTCAGCTTTAA